The genomic stretch CTCAGGCAATCTGACCTTTTGCTTGAGGTAAGTAACGACTGTAGGAGCTATACCAACTACCGCATCAGCTGCCTTGGCAAAAAATCTTTGCAAGTAGATCGCTTTTTTTGACCTGCTTATTGGATGGGAGGTCTCTTCCAAAATCACTACTGGCACCTTACCAAGTGTACCACCTATCGCTGCCATGGCCATCCCTTCGAAAATAGCCCCATGGATGATATGTGGTTTGAATTCCCTGATTACCTGCAACACTTTGTTGTGCTTTCTCCATTCCAGAGGGTTTTTAAATCCTCCTATTGGAATCAGCTCTACCCCCTCTGCTTTCAGTGCATCAGCAATTTCTCCCCCTTCCCAAGTACAGATAATCTTATGTTCGTATTTGCTTTTGTCTAAGCCTCTGATCATCGTCATTCTGACCTGCTCTACTCCGCCGGAGGCGATGGTTTCTATGCAGTGAAGGATCCGGATCAAAAGTCTGAAGGCTTAGGCATGAAATCTGAAAAAGTATATATTGACATTAAAGATTGGATGTAATTCTCTACAGAAAAACGCTTGGACTCTTCCCTGGCTCTCGCCCCCATAGCCAGCCGCTCGGCAGGAGAAAGATCAATCATTTGCTGCATAGCCGATTGAATACTTATTGGATAGAGAGGATCAATCAACAATCCAGATTGGGAAGCACCTAGTATTTCCACTGCACCACCGACTTGGGTAACGATGCTAGGCAAACCACAGGTCATTGCCTCTGCAAGTGAAACAGAAGAACCTTCGTGTAAAGAGGGAAGTATAAAAGCATCGGCTTCCTGAAGGAAAAGCCAAACATCGGACTGATAGCCCAAAAACTGCACACACTCGTTAATTCCCAATCTTTGAGATAAGGTTTCCAGTTTCATTCTTTCAGGACCTTCCCCAATTATTTTTAAAACGAGGGATCGGTCAGGATTCTGCTTAAGCGTTTGTGCCAGAGCTTCCATAAGTCTGTCTAGATTCTTAATAGGCACCAATCGACATGTAGTTATAAACACAAAATCTTTTTTGTACATACCCGCTTCCTTGCTCACCCCCACTGGATTACTGCAAACCGGATTGTACACCACTCTTACCTTTTCAGCCTCAACTTCCTTCAACGCGACGATCTTATCCTTTACTGCCTCTGAGATTGCAACCACCCGATGTGCCTGCTTATAAACATACCGGAATACCGCCTTCCAATAACTATGGTGATTAGGTATTCCTATTTCTTCTCCGATGATTAAAGGTACACCAGCCAGCCTTGCTCCCATAATTCCGTGAAAATTAGCCTCCGCTCCTTGGGTATGTACTACATCCGGTTTTAACTTAAAAAGGAGCTTGGAAATTTCCAGAAGTAAGTAAATATTGGGAATCCTCGCATTCTTGCCTAGAATTTGAACTGATATACCTAATCCAAGCAAACGATCCGAGATTTCGCCTCCTTTGCCGATAACAAGTATTATCAATTCAATATTTTCAGTCTTAGCTAAGATTGGAGCCGAATTGGCTAGGACTTGTTCCACTCCACCAAAATCCAGTTCGGAGACAATTCGGATGATTTTCATTCAGGTATAGATATATCTGAAACAAAATTTGAGATAGTCCCTAAACAACTTTTGAATTCCGGGAGCCTTCATCAAAGAGCTGAACATCCAAAATGGCAAGCGGTAAAAAAAAGCCACAAGAAAATAGCGAAAAGTCGGCAGCTGATGCAACACCTTGGCTACATCCATTCTATTTTCGTACAACCTGCAATAAGGAAAGAGATTGAAATATACCCATTTGATTTTAAAAGCCTCGAAATACTCCGCTTGGTTAGTAGAATCTCTATGAGCATCCATAAAATAAGTCTCGCTCAGGATTTTGGGAATCAGCGTTTGATCCAGTGAATATCGTTTTTTGGTTGCTTGCTGTGGATCTTCCCGTTCATAATAGACCAAGGTGTTTTGGATATAGACTCCATTGCCAAAATACAAAGAGGCACGTAGCCAGAGATCAATATCCTCCCCCAGTTTCAATTGGGGATCAAAGCCCGGGTTTTTATCAAAAAACTCCTTTTTTAGAACAGTAGCGGAAGTGAAAAAGAGGGTATTATGGATAGCAGTTTTAAAGTAATTCTGTATCCAGAAACACTTTAAAGCCGGATTTTCTTCCAGTGCAAAAGAATCATAATGTGTCCCAATCATACCCACATCCGGATTTTCAGAAATAGCCTGGGCTACCAATCTGAGGTAGTCTATATGCCAAAAGTCATCTGCATCCAAAAAGGCTATCCAAGGGTATTTTGATTCTGCTATCCCTGTATTTCTTGCGACTGATACTCCCTGATTCGCTTGATGGATCAGAGTCACCTTATCCTGAAAGTCCTTGACCTTTTGCTCTCCCCCATCCGTGGATCCGTCATTGACTACAATGACTTCGTAATCCTCAAAGCTTTGGTTCAGCACAGAATCCAGAGCTCTTTGGATGTATGGGGATTTGTTGTATAAAGGGATGATGATACTGAACATGGGTTTACGTCATTGCGAGGACGAGGTACGAGGTCGTCATTGCGAACCTGAGGCACGAAGGTGAAGCAATCTCAAAGAAGTCCTATTCTATAAAAGATTGCTACCGATTCTTTAGGGATTCGTCACTGCGAGCGGAGGAACGGAGCAGCCTGTCCCGATTATTTCGGGAAAGTAGTCCCCCAATTCAATAACTGCCCACCCCAAGGGATTGCTTCGGGTCACCAGGCGTAGTCCTTCAATTATAGCTTCTGTAAACTGCCCCTAGCAATGACGTGGTGCCACTACAATGACAAAGCCCCATCGCCACGAGGTGCTACCCCAAAAACCGTTTCAGTCTTAATGCATTTTTAAACCCGATTATCCTGGAAAGCTGCTGAAATTTGGGTCCCCCAATATAGGTCAATTCATTTACTCCCAGATTCTGTATCAGTTTTTCGGCTTTATCGATCAAATCCGGATAAAGCGGAAAAACATCGTAAATAAACTTCTGATATACTTTTTTTAGTGCAATCCGGACACGGGATGAGTCTTCCACAGGCAAAACAGCCCGCTCGTAGGCCTGATAAGATTCCAATAAGGAAGACATGGCTTTGTATCCTTTTTGCTGACTGACATTTGTTTCTCCCGGAGTACGGTAGTATACCTTTCCCTTCGTTTCATACAGCACCTGATCAGCATGCAAAAGTACTCGCGTAAAAAACTCACCATCTTGATTGATTTTCAAAGACTCATCCCAAGGCCCGGCTTTTTCTATCAATTCCCTAGGCGTCAAATAGGAAGAGATTGCCATCATCTCCTGATGGTCCCAAAATCTCAACAATAAGTCCAGCCCGGAATCAAAATCCTGAAATACACCATAGGGGACAGTAGTAGCCTGTCTTATATCCTCTCTGAAGTTCACCCATTCGCAGGAGGTGATCACCTGAGTATCCTTCTCAGATAATATTTTCATCTGCTCTTCTATTTTATCGACAGATAGCAAATCATCCGCATCCAAAAACTGAATATATTCTCCGCTGGAAGTTTGAAAACCCAAATTAGATGCCGCGGAGACTCCTTTATTCATCGAATCCATCAACCTAACCTTGAGAGGATACTTTCTGGCATATTCTTCAAGAATCTTCAAGGAACCATCAGTACTTCCGTCATTGATCAAAACCAATTCCAAATTTCGATAGCTTTGCGCTAATGCAGAATCCAAGGTCTGTGAAATCACCGAAGCCTTGTTGTAAACTGGAATGACGATAGACACTAATGGATCTCGTCTCTCTCTCCTTACTTCTTGCATTTACCTTTTGGTTTCTCCTCCATTAATCAAATTGAAGTATTCCTGCATCACTCCATAATTAATTGCATTACAAACTCTCCACAAGGCCATGGATTCTTTTAATGGCAAAGTAAAGAGCCTCTTGATAAAAAAACGATATCGTCTGAAGATGAAATCCAGAACATACTTCAGAAAGGCCAAATTCCTTCCCTCAAATCTTCTCGCAAAAGTCCCTCCCATCAATCGCTTGTATTTGTTAACCAGTTCTTCAGTGAGATACCTTGCAGGGTGATGAACAATCAGACTAGGAGAATAGACAATCCTATATTTCTTTGAAATTCTTCCTGACAATTCTGAATCTCCGTTTGATTTTAATTTGCCATTGAATCCCCCAAATTCTTTAATTACCGAGGCGGGACTAAACCAGTTGGCTGTGATCGCATGTCCTTCCTTGGCGTATGCTTCCGTTGTAAATCCTGTGTATTTCTCATAAACTTCCGCATCGGAAAGGGATTTAGGATCTTTAAAAAACAATGGGACAGGGCCTGTTAAAATTCCAATTTCTTTCTTGAAATCCTTAGAAAAAAATTTCCAAGCATTGCTTAGCCAATTGGCATCAGGCGCACAGTCCGAATCTATAAAGGCTATAATTTCTCCTTTGGCTGCTACAATGCCCTTATTTCTTGCATGATAAGAACCAGGTTGCAACTCGTTTAAAATCTTGAATGGAAAAAATAAATTCTGGGAAATAGATAGGCATGATTCAGGATCGTTATTGACAATAATCACTTCCCACGGATAAGCGTTAAAAGATTGCTCCGCTAATGCCTCTAACAAACTATACAACTTTTCTCTTTCCCTATAGGTGGGGACAATGACTGAAAAATACATCAATCCTTAAATAGTTTGTATTTTCGCATCCCCCAACGATAAAAAACTAGAATAAAAATAGGTCTTATGGCATTAGCTACACACTGAAAACCATGAAGGGCTGATCTTCTCAACAAGTCGTTTTTTATCGGATTCGATATGGCTCTGGCAAGATGATAAATCACGGCTTTTTTCTCAAATTTATATAAGTTCTTAATCCCGATATTATCCATCCAAACCAGCAGCATAATTGTCTTGGTTTGTACTGACTTTTTATAGATAGTGTTGTGGTCATGCCTTCGAGCAGCTGAAACAGGTTTTTCCAATTCCGAAGCATAAAATTTATATTTCCTATTTAAACGCCACCAAAATTCAGTATCAGTATGCACTTTTAATCGTTCATCGAAAAAATCACCATTCTCAAAAACATCAAGATGCAATGTGTTTGCATTAACATGACCAAGGACAAGATCATGTTCAATTACATATTGGTAGCTGTCGAAATTAGAGAATTCTTTATATTCATTAAAAAAATCTGTGCCTTCACCATAAGGAATAACAATTCCATTTGGATAATTAATTGTGGAAAAATTATAAACAACTTTCACATTAAGATTATTTTTAATCATTTCAACATCCTTCTTAAATCGATTCGGGAAGTACCAATCATCCGCATCCAGAAAAGCAATATACTTTCCTTTAACCAATTTAATCCCAAAGTTTCTACTAGCAGCTTCTCCCTTATTGATACCACCTGAATGCCTAAATAAAAAAACTTTGTTATATTTTAAAGCTAACTCTTGACAAATTCTCAAGGAATCATCAGTTGAACCATCTTCTATTAGAAGGATTTCTAAAACCTCATCAAAAAAAACAGCTGAATTGACAGCATACTCTAAATATTCAGCAGCATTATAAACGGGAACGATAACAGAAACTTTAAATTCCATCAATCAATACGATAAAAATTCTTCATATTATCAACGAACACCTTCTTTCCGCAATCCTCGATCACACTTTGTCTAATTTCATCACCATTATAATTTAAATATCTTTTTTTCACTTTTTCAATCTTACTAGCCAAATCAGCAGCATCTCCATTATTCGAAATTAAACCAGTAAGATCAAATATCGAATCTTCTACGCCACCGTTATCTGTAGAAACAACAGGTAAACCACATAGCATTGCCTCTCTAGGTGCCATACCATGGGTCTCCACAATTGAGCTACAAACGTACAAATGGGACCTATTAAAAAATTGGCATAAATCAGAATGCTTTATATTATAAAAATACTCTCCCCATTCATACACATTAAAATTTCTACATAAAGAAATTAAATACTCAATTCCTTCTCCAATGAGTATAAATCTAAACTCAACCCCCCTATTTTTTAAAATACTTAACGCTTGAACTAATGTCTCATAACCTTTAATTGGTTTAAAATACAAGACGGATATAATAGTAAATACACTAGGCTTTTTTACATTATAATCAATATAAAATAATTCTTCGTTAATTAAATTAGGAATTAACACAGTTTTTATTTTAAAATCACAGTTTAATAAAGATAAATTTTGAAATTTACTTAACGCTGCAACTTCTCTAGAATTTACATAGGATTGTATTATCTGTTTTCCACGGCTTCTAGATAAATGATGAAAAAGAATCGGATTATGTTCTGTCATAACCACTGGTTTCTTTAATATATCAACAACAACGTTTGCTAATAAACCAGATGGGTTCCCATTAAGCGCATGAATTAATACAGGATCCTTATCATCTTTTTGGTAAAGATTAATGAATTTCCGGACATTATACTTTTCTATCAATAATTGTAAAAAATCAGGAACTCTACGATTATTGGGGATGAATAAATGGTAAACTGATAAATCCTCACTTCTCTCTAATATCTTAAAATTTCGTTTCTTGAAAAGAAATCTATTGACAAAATTAGAAATTAAAGAAGTTAATTTACAAGATCTAATATCTACGTATAGTACATCAAAAATAAATTCTCCCGTCTCTGCCAATGCCAATATCTGCTCCTTAACAAACAATCCCTTGGCGGGGTAGTCAGGCATTGTATATATAGCAGTAACAATTAAGACTCTTCTTTTCTCAACCATTTTTATTATTAGCTAATTAGAAACATCAGTTTTACTCTTATTCAAGATAAAACACCCATAGAATATAAAACGATGGAACTTATAGTTCTGATCATTGATTTCAATAACAAGCCAGAAATATTTTCCTCAATAATTTACATATTAGATCTAACAAAGAACCAATAATTTCAATCTTTACTATTTAGTAGTTATGGAATAATCTAAAAAATCTATTACACAAAGCATCAAATAAAGATTTTAAACTTACTTGAAGAAGGAAAAGCAAAGTAATAGCCACAACTCAAGTTAAAATATTTCAGGCTATCCACATGAAAAATCATTTTAAAGGACATGGGCACGTTCTACTTTCTTAGAATTAACTGTAATTTCAAAACCAAGAAGTAATACGAAGAAATTAAAACATATTGAAAATCTCTCTTTAAAATTAATTTTTTAAGATTAGTCTTAATACGAACAATCAATGCTTCTAAAATTATTTTTTTATTTTCATGAACCTTTCCTTTCACAAATCTAATAATTCTAAAATAAGCACCTGTTGAAAGTCTAATCAGCTCCAACTCTGATTTTTCTTGTAGAGTCATTTGATTATTATGAACTATCTGCTTTGCGGTAACTTTTCGAATAACTCCAAAATTCTTATCACAAAATAATACTCTGAAATAAAACTCAAACTCCTGATGCCTCTTCATTCCCATATCAAATACCCCTACTCTATTTAAAAAGGATTTTCTAAATAGTGGCCCATGTATTAAGAAAAAAGTTTCTCCATTGATATAGCTTTTGAAAATATTTTCACTTTCTAAATTATGATAGTAATCTTTACCAGTATTTAATTTAACATAATGCCAAGCAGTTTGGCTTACCACATAATTAATCTCTGTATTTTGGTCAAGATATTGAACCTTAGTTTGCAAAAAATCTGGGAACATGATATCATCAGAATCAAACCATTGAACATAGTTGCCATTTGATATTTCCAAACCATAATTCCTGCATGCATTAGCACCTTTAGGAAGAGATTTCGGTCTATCGACTAGAGAAAATCTTTCATCGTTTTTAATTATTTCTCTCAGCTCTTGTAAATATTGACCTTCAGAGTCATCATCAACGAAAATACATTCCCAATCTTTAAATATTTGATTCTTAACAGCTTCAATTGTAGCATGACATTGAATTCCTCTATTAAAATGCGGGATAATTACAGAGACCTTAGTTGCCTTCATTCTTCACTTTACTTATGGAGTAAATATGCTTTAGAAACTCCTTCCTCTTCATACCTTCCAAACATACTAACAAAGGGGAATCCGGCATATATCTTTTCATTTTCCACTACAGATTCCTGATGGAATGCCAAATCGTATTTTTCCTTACGGTAGTCAGACTCCAGTTTTCGCTGCAGTCTATATCCATAATAGCAATAATTCCAAACCCAGCTAAAAGGGACTTTTCCATCCCAAAAGCCAGAAGTGGGATAATAGTTCTCTTTCAGGACATAATTGAAGACAGGCATATCGTAATTTCTGCCATCCCCCAAAACCTCAAAAATCTGCGTCATTTGGTTAAAGAGGGCCACTACAAGGTCTTTTCTGCCGGCAATCGTTCCCGGATTGAATACAGGATAATCCAGAAAACTTAAGGGAATCGCCTTGTTAAATCTATCATGGAATTGCCTGAGCGCAGTTAGAGTCCAAATGCCGTTTTTCCATACTCTTCTGTTACCTCTTCCCACAAAAAGCTTTATGGGCTTTGCTTGTAAGAGCGGTAATGGATTTTTATTGATGACTACATCATTGATATCCGTAGTCAGAACAAAGCAGTCCTCAGGGAGCCCTGAAATAAATTCCTGAAAAATAAAAAACCTTTCATCATTCAGCGACATCCCCCCTAACTGACATCTGACAAATCTGATTTTTTCGGTTTGGTATATTTGAATAAATTCCTCAGAAAGCCTGTCATAAAAAACCACTGCTTCGAGGTCATGCTTTTGTACACTGTTGTACCAATGTTTGATATAGGCAAAGTTGTCGGTCTGCTTAAAGCCTCCCCTCACCGGGTCCTGTTTGGAGGAAAAATACGTGGAAAGAATTATCAATCTCCCATCGGTTTCTGACAAATACTGAGAATAAGATGATAGGTCTTCTGCCAGCCGCTTCATTTAAGGTTGTTTCTTATACATTCGATAAATAGAACCAAACTTATCGGCAAGAAAATACTTCATAAAATCAAGTGGGAAGGAATCTTTCCCTACGGATTTGGGAGAAGCAATGAGCCTTTGGAAATATTTCTTAAGGGCCATGGTAAAATTCTTATCATGCAGATAATCCCTTTCCTGTTTCCAGGTATGATTCCAAAGATGAACGGTATAGGTTTCGGGCTTGATAAAATATTTGAAATGATTACCCCTTTTGGCATAAGGAAGCGGATAGAAATATTCTTTTGGAAACACTTTAATATGTTCCCTATCCAGTGAAGCATTTAGATATTTGGGGATATCCAAAGGATCAAAATAATCAAATTCTACAGTCTTATATCCTTCAAGTAAGCCCTTAATTACAGGATGTTTTGGTGCTGCTCCAATGATAGCCGCATTCAGACTTTGTTTTTTTTGTTCTCCGATAAAAAAATCAAAGGAAAGCAAGTCATCTAATGTTTTGATAACCATCATATCCGTATCCAGATAAATCCCACCTTCCTCATAAAGGGCATATAATCGGCATACGTCAGAGACAAAGGCAAATTTGCCAAGAGCATATGCTTTTGCTGCAAATGGATAGCCTGAATAATCAAAGTTGTGCTCATTCCATAGGTTGATTTCATAATCAGGTAAAACTTCCTTCCAAGACCTGATACAATTAAGTTCCAAATCTGTCATAGAGTTCTGTCCAAACCAGCAATAGTGAATGCGTTTGGGAATCAAAATGAGAAAAGATTGATTTTTACCAAAATCCGCCTTAGTCTAATTGCGCTGTCAACACCTAACCAATAAGAAGCTAAAAGAAATTTGGATTTGGAAAAATTAAATCCAAACGATGAATTTAACAGTTTGATTTCTCCTAACGATTTTTGAGCTAGTTGAGGATATTTACCAATCACCTGAATAAAATAGCTCTCGAAGATTTGACTTAAAGCTTGCCTAGTTTGTTTATGATCTTTCTTTCTAAGTAAAGATTGTTTACATTTAACCAAACTTTCAAATAAAGATGAATAGCTTTCAAAACTCTCCGACCTACTTTTATGGCTAACATCCGGTCTTCTATAAAATGCTAGTACTGTGTCGACAAATTTTAGTTTTTCAGTATCAACCAATACTCGCGTAAAATATTCTCCATCCTGGTTTCTAACGAGTGATTCATCCCAACCACCAGAATGGATATGGCAATTCCTAGAGATTAAATAGGCATGAGGAGGGATAAAAGTTTTTAAGCTCCATATCTTTAAAAGTAATCCAATCCCATCATCAGGGAATCCATCCCACCTTTTATTTTCCCTTTTATTTTCAGAGCTTGTTAGAAATTCCTTTCTCCACTCAGAGCTTTCAAAGCTATACCAATTCACGATTGAAACATTTTCTTTATCACTATTATATATTGATTGGATTTGCAATTCAATTTTCATAGGGCACAGCAAATCATCGGAATCCAACCATTGGATATAATCCCCGGAAGATTGTTCAAAGGCATAATTTCTCGCCGCGTTTCCCCCTCTTTTTCTATTTTTCGGTCGCTTGAAGATCATTATCCTTGAATCTTTTTGTGAATAGGATTCAAGGATCTCCCAAGACCTGTCGGTACTATGGTCATCAACAATAATACATTCCCAGTTAGTGTAGGTTTGAGTCAACACTGAATTCAAAGTTTCTCTTAAATAGGCCAACTTATTATAATTCGGCACCAGAATTGACACTTTAGGGTTATAAGTCATTTTTGCGTAAAACTATTGTATAACCTGTTTTTTCCAAAAAGACTAATCCATTTTTAGTAAGTCTCCAAAAAATAGAGTTTACAAACCTATTTAAAATATTATTTGGTTTTAAATTTGTCAAATTGAATCTTTCAAAATTATCTCTATACCTAAACACCAATTTGGTCAATTTATAGCTACTGGAAACGGCAGGTCTAGTCAGGTTATTGCTATCAACTCCACATAAATACTTTTCAAAAATTTGTGGATTATAAGGTTTGACATGAGATAAGTCATTATAAAAATTCTCCCAAAGCATTGGAGTTGAAATAACAATATTTCCTCCAATTTTCAAAGTACGATCCATCTCTATTAGAAATTCGTATAATTCTTGAGGATTCAAATGTTCCACAATATGACTACAGTGAATCAAATCAAAAAAATTACTTTCAAAAGGTATTCTAGGAATATTTCCGAAAAAAACGTTCTCATATTTTCTTCTGAGAAACTCAACTGTTTCGGAATTTCCCTCCAATAAGAAAAAGTCACTCCTTTCACAATATTCTGAAAAGGCACCAATTCCAGGCCCCACATCTAAGACTTTAGAATCTTCGGCTATTAATCTTTTTGCTATCTCGAAAAATGGTTCTCTACTTTGGGTAATATACTTTTTATCTATCATTTTAGATTAGATTCCACTGTGAATTCGTTATTACAGGATAGCCGTTGAACGTACAAACTGGGCCATTTTGAATTATTTCACCTGGACTTACCTCAATTTTCATTATTTTTGGTAAAAAATCATAGGCTACCCCCTTCGAACCTAGCCATAGATTGAGATAGTAAATTCCGCTAATCAAAGGTAAACTATCAATGTTGGAGGTTATTCGGTTTATCCCTTTCTTTAATTTAAAAACCTGGCCCACATGGCCAGAATAAAATTGTAATATTGGCTGATTTTCTATAGTAGTAATTGTTATAGCAAACTCTACCATCCTCTCTAATACTAAACTTTTCACTTCTATTGAAAATTCGACATTTGCACCTGTTTTTAGATAATCTACGATTTCGAACCTATTAATATAAATCT from Algoriphagus sp. NG3 encodes the following:
- a CDS encoding glycosyltransferase family A protein, producing the protein MKATKVSVIIPHFNRGIQCHATIEAVKNQIFKDWECIFVDDDSEGQYLQELREIIKNDERFSLVDRPKSLPKGANACRNYGLEISNGNYVQWFDSDDIMFPDFLQTKVQYLDQNTEINYVVSQTAWHYVKLNTGKDYYHNLESENIFKSYINGETFFLIHGPLFRKSFLNRVGVFDMGMKRHQEFEFYFRVLFCDKNFGVIRKVTAKQIVHNNQMTLQEKSELELIRLSTGAYFRIIRFVKGKVHENKKIILEALIVRIKTNLKKLILKRDFQYVLISSYYFLVLKLQLILRK
- a CDS encoding glycosyltransferase family A protein — its product is MYFSVIVPTYREREKLYSLLEALAEQSFNAYPWEVIIVNNDPESCLSISQNLFFPFKILNELQPGSYHARNKGIVAAKGEIIAFIDSDCAPDANWLSNAWKFFSKDFKKEIGILTGPVPLFFKDPKSLSDAEVYEKYTGFTTEAYAKEGHAITANWFSPASVIKEFGGFNGKLKSNGDSELSGRISKKYRIVYSPSLIVHHPARYLTEELVNKYKRLMGGTFARRFEGRNLAFLKYVLDFIFRRYRFFIKRLFTLPLKESMALWRVCNAINYGVMQEYFNLINGGETKR
- a CDS encoding glycosyltransferase — protein: MVEKRRVLIVTAIYTMPDYPAKGLFVKEQILALAETGEFIFDVLYVDIRSCKLTSLISNFVNRFLFKKRNFKILERSEDLSVYHLFIPNNRRVPDFLQLLIEKYNVRKFINLYQKDDKDPVLIHALNGNPSGLLANVVVDILKKPVVMTEHNPILFHHLSRSRGKQIIQSYVNSREVAALSKFQNLSLLNCDFKIKTVLIPNLINEELFYIDYNVKKPSVFTIISVLYFKPIKGYETLVQALSILKNRGVEFRFILIGEGIEYLISLCRNFNVYEWGEYFYNIKHSDLCQFFNRSHLYVCSSIVETHGMAPREAMLCGLPVVSTDNGGVEDSIFDLTGLISNNGDAADLASKIEKVKKRYLNYNGDEIRQSVIEDCGKKVFVDNMKNFYRID
- a CDS encoding class I SAM-dependent methyltransferase: MIDKKYITQSREPFFEIAKRLIAEDSKVLDVGPGIGAFSEYCERSDFFLLEGNSETVEFLRRKYENVFFGNIPRIPFESNFFDLIHCSHIVEHLNPQELYEFLIEMDRTLKIGGNIVISTPMLWENFYNDLSHVKPYNPQIFEKYLCGVDSNNLTRPAVSSSYKLTKLVFRYRDNFERFNLTNLKPNNILNRFVNSIFWRLTKNGLVFLEKTGYTIVLRKNDL
- a CDS encoding glycosyltransferase, which produces MKIIRIVSELDFGGVEQVLANSAPILAKTENIELIILVIGKGGEISDRLLGLGISVQILGKNARIPNIYLLLEISKLLFKLKPDVVHTQGAEANFHGIMGARLAGVPLIIGEEIGIPNHHSYWKAVFRYVYKQAHRVVAISEAVKDKIVALKEVEAEKVRVVYNPVCSNPVGVSKEAGMYKKDFVFITTCRLVPIKNLDRLMEALAQTLKQNPDRSLVLKIIGEGPERMKLETLSQRLGINECVQFLGYQSDVWLFLQEADAFILPSLHEGSSVSLAEAMTCGLPSIVTQVGGAVEILGASQSGLLIDPLYPISIQSAMQQMIDLSPAERLAMGARAREESKRFSVENYIQSLMSIYTFSDFMPKPSDF
- a CDS encoding glycosyltransferase family 2 protein gives rise to the protein MEFKVSVIVPVYNAAEYLEYAVNSAVFFDEVLEILLIEDGSTDDSLRICQELALKYNKVFLFRHSGGINKGEAASRNFGIKLVKGKYIAFLDADDWYFPNRFKKDVEMIKNNLNVKVVYNFSTINYPNGIVIPYGEGTDFFNEYKEFSNFDSYQYVIEHDLVLGHVNANTLHLDVFENGDFFDERLKVHTDTEFWWRLNRKYKFYASELEKPVSAARRHDHNTIYKKSVQTKTIMLLVWMDNIGIKNLYKFEKKAVIYHLARAISNPIKNDLLRRSALHGFQCVANAIRPIFILVFYRWGMRKYKLFKD
- a CDS encoding glycosyltransferase family 2 protein; protein product: MTYNPKVSILVPNYNKLAYLRETLNSVLTQTYTNWECIIVDDHSTDRSWEILESYSQKDSRIMIFKRPKNRKRGGNAARNYAFEQSSGDYIQWLDSDDLLCPMKIELQIQSIYNSDKENVSIVNWYSFESSEWRKEFLTSSENKRENKRWDGFPDDGIGLLLKIWSLKTFIPPHAYLISRNCHIHSGGWDESLVRNQDGEYFTRVLVDTEKLKFVDTVLAFYRRPDVSHKSRSESFESYSSLFESLVKCKQSLLRKKDHKQTRQALSQIFESYFIQVIGKYPQLAQKSLGEIKLLNSSFGFNFSKSKFLLASYWLGVDSAIRLRRILVKINLFSF
- a CDS encoding glycosyltransferase family A protein, which gives rise to MFSIIIPLYNKSPYIQRALDSVLNQSFEDYEVIVVNDGSTDGGEQKVKDFQDKVTLIHQANQGVSVARNTGIAESKYPWIAFLDADDFWHIDYLRLVAQAISENPDVGMIGTHYDSFALEENPALKCFWIQNYFKTAIHNTLFFTSATVLKKEFFDKNPGFDPQLKLGEDIDLWLRASLYFGNGVYIQNTLVYYEREDPQQATKKRYSLDQTLIPKILSETYFMDAHRDSTNQAEYFEAFKIKWVYFNLFPYCRLYENRMDVAKVLHQLPTFRYFLVAFFYRLPFWMFSSLMKAPGIQKLFRDYLKFCFRYIYT
- a CDS encoding glycosyltransferase; this translates as MIPKRIHYCWFGQNSMTDLELNCIRSWKEVLPDYEINLWNEHNFDYSGYPFAAKAYALGKFAFVSDVCRLYALYEEGGIYLDTDMMVIKTLDDLLSFDFFIGEQKKQSLNAAIIGAAPKHPVIKGLLEGYKTVEFDYFDPLDIPKYLNASLDREHIKVFPKEYFYPLPYAKRGNHFKYFIKPETYTVHLWNHTWKQERDYLHDKNFTMALKKYFQRLIASPKSVGKDSFPLDFMKYFLADKFGSIYRMYKKQP
- a CDS encoding glycosyltransferase family A protein gives rise to the protein MQEVRRERRDPLVSIVIPVYNKASVISQTLDSALAQSYRNLELVLINDGSTDGSLKILEEYARKYPLKVRLMDSMNKGVSAASNLGFQTSSGEYIQFLDADDLLSVDKIEEQMKILSEKDTQVITSCEWVNFREDIRQATTVPYGVFQDFDSGLDLLLRFWDHQEMMAISSYLTPRELIEKAGPWDESLKINQDGEFFTRVLLHADQVLYETKGKVYYRTPGETNVSQQKGYKAMSSLLESYQAYERAVLPVEDSSRVRIALKKVYQKFIYDVFPLYPDLIDKAEKLIQNLGVNELTYIGGPKFQQLSRIIGFKNALRLKRFLG